In Gammaproteobacteria bacterium, one genomic interval encodes:
- a CDS encoding amidase domain-containing protein, whose protein sequence is MRIFCNELPGRSILSIVFASLSIITCDVTLSSALADEIPAAEKQVESEHYNGQKAQIMQLVREYFVARDKGWVAAESSALAEGKLASGQVEAQPIRQASAIATVAEQIVSERGLQAVAVQTGLARKNNVRLHGNTATATVTVGTALTWNFASVGESSLSDVYVVKLERKDKTWSIVDVAYAPIPSTEIMNKRTRMAAVTGAPETAAVPIGDPAPAVALAPAAASGWYDRKAAAAYANAWSGSIQLSNGEVEDLYNPAYDMARQDNDCTDFASQVLAAGGWPIHDGWANDNPVNWSPDLWGLRGPSQTWSVASWLFDYASNSKRGEKKGIWPSDDGNLDIWNLELGDLVFVDWDPNGHYDGAIDHAMVISGTYTELGFTEPTFSQHTPHRHNMPLSVGIKIATAPIPSVDPGDGLGGQGRVPKYHPVHIQDSFTVE, encoded by the coding sequence ATGCGTATTTTTTGTAATGAGTTACCAGGTCGATCGATACTCAGTATCGTATTTGCATCGCTCTCAATCATCACTTGCGATGTGACATTGTCGAGTGCTTTAGCTGATGAAATTCCAGCTGCCGAGAAACAAGTGGAATCAGAACATTACAACGGGCAGAAGGCGCAGATCATGCAGCTCGTTCGGGAATATTTCGTGGCCCGAGATAAGGGTTGGGTCGCCGCGGAATCTTCAGCCTTAGCGGAAGGCAAACTAGCGAGTGGTCAGGTGGAGGCGCAGCCGATACGACAGGCGTCCGCGATTGCCACGGTAGCCGAGCAGATCGTGAGCGAGAGAGGGCTACAAGCTGTTGCGGTGCAGACGGGTCTGGCGCGGAAAAACAACGTCAGGTTACACGGCAACACAGCGACCGCGACCGTCACTGTTGGGACGGCCCTTACATGGAACTTCGCTTCGGTGGGCGAGTCCTCGCTTAGCGATGTCTATGTGGTTAAGTTGGAACGCAAGGACAAAACCTGGAGCATCGTCGACGTTGCCTATGCGCCGATACCTAGCACCGAGATCATGAACAAGCGCACGCGCATGGCCGCAGTGACCGGCGCGCCCGAAACCGCTGCCGTACCCATTGGCGATCCCGCTCCGGCTGTTGCATTAGCGCCGGCCGCCGCGTCCGGTTGGTACGATCGGAAGGCGGCCGCGGCCTATGCGAACGCTTGGTCCGGTAGTATCCAGTTGTCCAATGGTGAGGTGGAAGATCTATATAACCCCGCCTACGATATGGCACGCCAGGATAACGATTGCACGGACTTCGCCTCGCAGGTTCTGGCCGCCGGCGGCTGGCCAATCCATGATGGCTGGGCAAATGACAACCCAGTGAACTGGTCACCTGACCTGTGGGGTCTCCGAGGACCGTCGCAGACTTGGTCGGTGGCGTCTTGGCTCTTTGACTATGCAAGCAACTCGAAGCGTGGGGAGAAGAAGGGAATCTGGCCGTCGGATGATGGCAACCTCGATATCTGGAATCTCGAGCTGGGCGACTTGGTGTTTGTCGACTGGGATCCGAACGGCCACTACGACGGCGCCATCGACCACGCGATGGTTATTTCAGGCACGTACACCGAACTGGGCTTTACGGAGCCGACGTTTTCTCAACACACACCGCACCGACATAACATGCCGCTGAGCGTCGGTATAAAAATCGCCACCGCTCCCATCCCGAGCGTAGATCCTGG
- a CDS encoding HlyD family secretion protein has translation MLITFAIERLKSDQERRRKVDLPSKWLAWLKVGSRFNVNVDKLGRGYRARVVRLGARIDPVSQSISLVAQVNGENPELLPGMSGWRRLRVRSNTTEH, from the coding sequence GTGCTTATAACGTTCGCCATCGAACGCCTGAAGTCTGATCAGGAACGTCGTCGGAAAGTCGACCTCCCCTCCAAATGGCTCGCATGGCTCAAAGTCGGCAGCCGCTTCAACGTGAACGTCGACAAACTCGGTCGCGGCTACCGTGCACGCGTTGTGCGACTCGGTGCGCGTATTGATCCGGTGAGCCAGTCGATATCGCTAGTCGCGCAGGTGAACGGAGAAAATCCGGAGCTGCTGCCGGGAATGAGTGGGTGGCGGCGTTTGAGGGTGCGAAGTAATACTACAGAGCATTAG